The following are encoded in a window of Chloroflexota bacterium genomic DNA:
- a CDS encoding branched-chain amino acid transaminase, with translation MAPTPLAWFRGEFVPASEAKVGVMTHALHYGTACFEGIRCNWNEEEEKLLIFRPLEHYQRLVNGAKVLRMELPMSAEDLVKLTVDLVERTGYREDMYIRPLAFKSAERVANLKLHELDDGLTIIAVPFGQYIDVQVARCVTASWRRIDETMMPPRVKLSATYVNSILAKTDAVLSGFDEAILLNYDGKVAEGSGENLFVVKDGELVTPPLTANILPGITRSCIMQIAREELEIDTVERPIGRAELYLADEVFLTGTAAHVTPMGELDHRPIADGHIGPITQALQEVYFKAIRGQMPKYRHWCVEAVPAPLAKV, from the coding sequence ATGGCGCCTACACCTTTAGCCTGGTTCCGCGGAGAGTTTGTTCCCGCGTCAGAGGCCAAGGTCGGCGTCATGACCCACGCCCTCCACTACGGCACCGCATGCTTCGAGGGTATCCGTTGCAACTGGAACGAGGAAGAAGAGAAGCTCCTCATCTTCCGCCCGCTCGAGCACTACCAGCGACTGGTCAATGGCGCCAAGGTGTTGCGTATGGAGCTGCCCATGTCGGCGGAGGATCTGGTGAAGCTCACCGTCGACCTGGTGGAACGAACGGGCTACCGTGAAGACATGTACATCCGCCCCCTCGCCTTCAAGAGCGCGGAGCGCGTCGCGAACTTGAAGCTTCATGAGCTCGACGATGGGTTGACGATAATAGCCGTGCCCTTCGGCCAGTACATCGATGTGCAGGTCGCGCGCTGCGTGACGGCCAGCTGGCGCCGTATCGACGAAACGATGATGCCCCCGCGCGTGAAGTTGAGCGCCACCTACGTCAACAGCATCCTCGCCAAGACCGACGCCGTCTTGTCCGGCTTCGACGAGGCCATCCTCCTCAACTACGACGGCAAGGTGGCCGAGGGCAGCGGCGAGAATCTTTTCGTTGTGAAGGACGGCGAGTTGGTCACCCCCCCATTGACGGCCAACATCCTCCCCGGCATAACGCGTTCATGCATCATGCAGATCGCCCGCGAGGAGCTTGAGATCGACACCGTCGAACGGCCCATCGGTCGCGCCGAGCTCTACCTTGCGGATGAGGTGTTCCTCACCGGCACGGCCGCCCACGTCACGCCCATGGGGGAGCTCGATCACCGGCCCATCGCCGACGGTCACATTGGCCCCATCACCCAAGCGCTGCAGGAGGTCTACTTCAAGGCCATCCGGGGGCAGATGCCGAAATACCGCCACTGGTGTGTTGAGGCGGTCCCGGCGCCCCTGGCGAAGGTCTAA
- a CDS encoding phosphatase PAP2 family protein has product MDAAIVRWLNGGVGAVPPFDDIVRIIVGDYFCPVVLSLLLFGAWFGARTAVSRMVHQKACLSALIAMAFGNWAVEILDELVARPRPFVEENLQLLFYTPSDPSFPSNPAVVGMAFAAGLWTANRRLGYVAFGVATAWSVSRVYAGVSYPTDVLAGVAIALAITAIVVWVVRRIEPAPTLLLRVAQRFHLA; this is encoded by the coding sequence GTGGATGCGGCGATAGTCCGCTGGCTCAACGGCGGTGTCGGAGCTGTGCCGCCCTTCGATGACATCGTCCGCATCATCGTGGGCGACTACTTCTGCCCGGTGGTGCTCTCCCTGCTGCTCTTTGGCGCGTGGTTCGGTGCGAGGACTGCGGTGTCGCGCATGGTGCATCAGAAGGCCTGCCTGTCGGCGCTGATCGCCATGGCGTTCGGCAACTGGGCGGTGGAAATCTTGGACGAGCTCGTCGCCCGGCCGCGGCCCTTCGTGGAGGAGAACCTGCAACTCCTCTTCTACACCCCAAGCGACCCATCGTTCCCGTCCAACCCTGCGGTGGTTGGGATGGCGTTCGCGGCGGGGCTGTGGACGGCCAACCGCCGGCTCGGGTACGTGGCTTTCGGCGTGGCGACGGCCTGGTCTGTGTCGCGAGTCTACGCCGGTGTGTCCTATCCCACAGACGTCCTGGCGGGCGTTGCCATTGCCCTCGCCATCACGGCGATTGTCGTATGGGTCGTGCGCCGCATTGAGCCCGCGCCGACGCTGCTGCTGCGCGTGGCCCAGCGCTTCCATCTGGCGTAG
- a CDS encoding amidohydrolase family protein, whose amino-acid sequence MARLAISADSHILEPRDVFAGLAERFGDRAPRVVRDEGVGDFIEIPATGTRLNAAIGGVGRLGIAGMSLDDPETHRIIALGYDGLRPALKDPVERMKEMDGDGVWGEVIFPSLFMRLFGTRDAEVLAAAFQNYNDFLWDFCNTVPNRLRGLALLVMHDPAAAHLEIQRVIAKGYVGVCIPCAAPHGTRYSDPVYDPIWATAQEAGVTVNMHIFTDGHAANTGLTGADLIQAYASAPNVIQFTLSDLIAGGVAHRFPDLRFVAAEFNTGWIANWLERMDHSVYRSRRSVPDYLDLKPSEYWRRQFFATFEDDRPGMLTREAIGVETLMWGSDFPHHDSVWPHSQEALDMVFEGMPDDVRRTTTVDNVAKLYGLSVPE is encoded by the coding sequence ATGGCCCGTCTGGCGATTTCCGCCGACTCCCACATCCTCGAGCCCCGTGACGTGTTCGCGGGCCTCGCCGAGCGCTTCGGTGACCGTGCCCCCCGCGTCGTTCGTGACGAGGGCGTGGGCGACTTCATCGAGATCCCGGCCACCGGCACCCGCCTCAACGCTGCCATCGGCGGCGTCGGGCGCCTCGGCATCGCCGGCATGAGCCTCGACGACCCCGAGACCCACCGCATCATCGCCCTCGGCTACGACGGCCTCCGCCCCGCCCTTAAGGACCCCGTCGAGCGCATGAAAGAGATGGACGGCGACGGCGTCTGGGGCGAGGTCATTTTCCCCAGCCTCTTCATGCGCCTCTTCGGCACCCGGGACGCCGAGGTCCTTGCCGCCGCGTTCCAGAACTACAACGACTTCCTCTGGGACTTCTGCAACACCGTCCCCAACCGGCTGCGTGGCCTCGCCCTGCTGGTCATGCACGACCCCGCGGCCGCGCACCTCGAGATCCAGCGCGTCATCGCCAAGGGCTACGTCGGCGTCTGCATTCCCTGCGCCGCCCCACACGGCACGCGCTACTCGGACCCCGTCTACGACCCCATCTGGGCAACCGCGCAGGAGGCCGGGGTCACCGTCAACATGCACATCTTCACGGACGGCCACGCCGCGAACACCGGCCTGACCGGGGCGGACCTCATCCAGGCCTACGCCAGCGCCCCCAACGTTATCCAGTTCACCCTGTCGGACCTCATCGCGGGCGGGGTGGCCCATCGGTTCCCCGACCTCAGGTTCGTGGCCGCCGAGTTCAACACCGGCTGGATAGCCAACTGGCTCGAACGCATGGACCACTCAGTCTACCGCAGCCGCCGCTCCGTGCCCGACTACCTCGACCTGAAGCCCAGCGAGTATTGGCGGCGGCAGTTCTTCGCCACCTTTGAAGACGACCGGCCGGGCATGCTCACCCGAGAGGCCATCGGCGTCGAGACCCTCATGTGGGGCTCAGACTTCCCGCACCACGACTCCGTCTGGCCGCACTCGCAGGAAGCCCTGGACATGGTCTTCGAGGGCATGCCGGACGACGTCCGTCGCACCACTACCGTCGACAACGTCGCCAAGCTCTACGGCCTGTCGGTTCCCGAATGA